A genomic segment from Homo sapiens chromosome 7 genomic scaffold, GRCh38.p14 alternate locus group ALT_REF_LOCI_1 HSCHR7_1_CTG4_4 encodes:
- the LOC105375434 gene encoding uncharacterized protein LOC105375434 isoform X2, translating into MQPGRARGRETHSQPAPLRRRIPNHPRLSSVDCSAQRPWRRQQRGHRAQQAGENRLPRGPTETTELRTLGIPGRGRAARAAGCERGGADSPRAWGGRERAPPQFRGFRPQSPRAKRRRVAGGATAAGARVLPNPSPPRWLRRGRQQLQAALQLSPPRHRWGESSPGHSLIMTFESDSRASGGLLQAASPALTKMAAPVGRGAEAILVKEAPGSTRPAPARLATQTLCGDPPKIKLVPPAVLSQRLTFRSHERIPGHQPQLLKLNGILQTH; encoded by the exons ATGCAACCTG GGAGGGCTCGGGGACGGGAAACCCACTCTCAGCCCGCTCCACTTCGCCGAAGAATTCCAAACCACCCCAGGCTCAGCAGTGTGGATTGCTCCGCCCAGAGACCGTGGAGGAGGCAGCAGAGAGGTCACAGAGCACAGCAGGCGGGAGAAAACCGCCTCCCGCGAGGTCCAACAGAAACCACGGAGCTCCGGACACTCGGGATCCCGGGCCGCGGGCGCGCGGCCAGAGCGGCGGGGTGCGAGCGCGGGGGTGCGGACTCACCTCGCGCTTGGGGTGGCCGGGAGCGCGCGCCGCCTCAGTTCCGCGGCTTCCGGCCACAGAGTCCCCGCGCAAAGCGCCGCCGCGTAGCGGGAGGGGCGACCGCGGCAGGAGCTCGGGTTCTTCCTAACCCGAGCCCGCCGCGCTGGCTCCGCCGAGGACGCCAGCAGCTGCAGGCAGCGCTTCAGCTCTCGCCGCCTCGCCATCGTTGGGGCGAGTCGTCGCCGGGTCACTCCCTTATTATGACCTTCGAATCTGACAGCAGGGCCAGCGGTGGCCTCCTTCAGGCTGCCTCTCCAGCCCTTACCAAGATGGCCGCCCCTGTGGGCCGGGGCGCCGAAGCCATCTTGGTAAAGGAAGCGCCTGGGAGCACGCGGCCTGCCCCGGCCCGCCTCGCGACTCAAACACTCTGCGGGGACCCTCCTAAGATCAAATTGGTTCCCCCCGCTGTCCTAAGCCAGAGGCTTACTTTCAGATCGCATGAACGCATTCCTGGACACCAGCCACAGTTGCTAAAACTAAATGGGATCCTGCAGACCCATTGA